GGCTGAAGAATGGCAACGCCAGCGTGACGGTGTCGGTCGCCGTCGGCACCGGTGTGCCGTCGCGGGCAGCGAGGTCGCCGTAGTTCGAGAACGCGCGAATGGATTGTGCGTCGATCGAAAAGTGCGGCTCTATCAATTCGTATCCCAAACTAATCTGCGTTCCCGCGAGTCGGCCGGCGCTACCCGAAAGCGAACCATTGACGACGCCGCCCATGCCGAGACGCAGCAGCGCTCCAGCCCCGGCGTTGTACAGGCCACTGGTCGCTTCGGCATGGCCCTCGAGTGTCAGGGCGCTGTTCGCGCCGTAGCGTGCCGACGCGCTCGCCGCCGGCCGCGGATCGTAGTCGAACGAGTCGATACCGTAGTTACGGCGCAGAAAGCCTGCTTCGAACGAATAGCTCGACAAACCCGGCGCCAGCAAGCGGGTATCGACGTAGAGCGGTACGGAGGTCTCTACGGTACGGCCGAGCGCATCGTGGGTGATGACCGTGGCTTGCCCGGCACCGGTGATGCCCGGCACGTTGTTGACGATGAACGGTCCGCTCGGCACGTTGCCGCTATATTGCCGGACGCTGTTGATGTACAGGTCGACGGAAGAAGGCACGACCGCTGTGCCAGAGAGAGTCGGCACGGGAAACGTCACGAGGTCGGGGCGCAAGGCGAAGTTGCTGCGCCATTGAAACCCGGCCATGCGAAGCGAGCGCGTCCACGCGAGAGAACCCGAAATCGTATCGCCGATCTCGGTCGTGTCCAGCGTAGCGGGATTAGAGCGGCTCCACGACGTATCGTAGCGCGTATAGCGGCTCAGGTCGCTATACAGGTAGGCAATGCCGGTCGTGCTGAACACCCCGGCCGGATCGAAGTAGCGCTCCTCGCTGTAGAACGCGAGGTGTTGCTCGGTATCGGTCTGGACGAACGCATCGTAGTTGATCACGAGACCGCGCGAGGACGTCGCCGCCGGCGTCGCGCTCAGCTCACGGGTATCGAAGCGATACGGCTTGCGGATACTGTCGGGCGCCTGCAGATCGATCGCCTGCTGCGCGGCATCGTAGCGATAGCGCAGGCCGGTAATGTCGTCGAGGCGCACTTCCGCCGTATCCGCGATACCGAGCCGCTCGGTCGCGATACCGAGGCTGTTCAGATCGCTGCCGGTTGCAACCAGGTGTCCGTCAACCTCGCGGAAATGCACGATCACCGAAGTGCGCTGTCCGTTCAGGGTCACTTCGAGGTACAGGTCTCGCGATTCATGCGTGCGGGTGCTGACCGGCAGCATCGGCGCCTGAGCAACCGCGCAAGGACACGCAACGATAAGCAGAACGTTTGCGAGTACCGCGACGCGCACGGCGTACCAGCGATGTGCTGTCTGTCTTATTCTCATCGATCGGCTTGTGACCCATCATGTCCTCTCCGGTTGACCCACGAAGCGCGCTTGCGATTGGGAGACTACTGCGTGCCGAGCGTAGCTTCGGCGGGCAGCGCATTCACCTGGGCGCGAATCTTCATGACGCCGCTCGGCGCAGTGTCGGGCGGCAACGTCACCTGCCATTGACGACCGCGTCCTGCCAACGCGTAACCCAGCAAGCCCTTGTTGATATCGTACG
Above is a genomic segment from Paraburkholderia phenazinium containing:
- a CDS encoding fimbria/pilus outer membrane usher protein — protein: MRIRQTAHRWYAVRVAVLANVLLIVACPCAVAQAPMLPVSTRTHESRDLYLEVTLNGQRTSVIVHFREVDGHLVATGSDLNSLGIATERLGIADTAEVRLDDITGLRYRYDAAQQAIDLQAPDSIRKPYRFDTRELSATPAATSSRGLVINYDAFVQTDTEQHLAFYSEERYFDPAGVFSTTGIAYLYSDLSRYTRYDTSWSRSNPATLDTTEIGDTISGSLAWTRSLRMAGFQWRSNFALRPDLVTFPVPTLSGTAVVPSSVDLYINSVRQYSGNVPSGPFIVNNVPGITGAGQATVITHDALGRTVETSVPLYVDTRLLAPGLSSYSFEAGFLRRNYGIDSFDYDPRPAASASARYGANSALTLEGHAEATSGLYNAGAGALLRLGMGGVVNGSLSGSAGRLAGTQISLGYELIEPHFSIDAQSIRAFSNYGDLAARDGTPVPTATDTVTLALPFFSHQTFSVSYIGYRFPQAPSSQIGSVSYTLDFGNLASVNLSAYQDFKQRSSRGVFLSLSFGLGHNTSINASVGRQGGQSNYNLNAVRPPDYGGGWGWGVQAGDNGAVPFQQGQLQYLGNDGEVTGVVQNLAGHTSGSLDLTGAVVLMDHVLEPSRRIDDGFALVSTDGVAGIPVLHENRVIGTTDSSGHLLIPDLNSYQHNQVSIDSMNLPADARIATTSADLVPQAQSGVLARFGVTRYSAASLILHDPDGKVLLPGARVHEVESGKDTIVGYDGMTFVDGLQQTNHLVVTSGALRCAVSFDYARPKDGSLPTIGPLTCRPLSDHAGVGP